Part of the Streptococcus ilei genome is shown below.
TTCTCTGCTAGAGATTGAACCAGCGGTTTCACCATAATCTTGACAATCTCATGCATTTGGTCACTGGTCAAGCTATGGAAGACAACCTTCTCATCAATCCGGTTGATAAACTCTGGTCGATAGGTCTTCTTCAACTCTTCAAAGATGCGTTTCTCCATATTGGCCTGGTCAAAGCGAATATCCTTAGCTCCAAAGCCAACCGTCTTATCATCTCGTAAAGCGGTAGCTCCCAAGTTTGAGGTCATGATAATAATGGTATTGGAGAAATCTACCTTGCGTCCCTTGCTGTCGGTCAAAACACCGTCATCCAAGACTTGCAAGAGAACGTTAAAGATATCCGGATGGGCTTTTTCCACCTCATCAAACAAGAGGACTGAATAAGGTTTGTTGCGGACTTTTTCCGTCAACTCACCACCTTCTTCATAACCAACGTAACCCGGAGGAGCTCCGTTGAGTCGACTAGCCGCAAATTTCTCCATGTATTCACTCATATCAAAGCGAATCAAAGCGGACTCATCATCAAAGAGGACCTCAGCAAGCGCCTTGGCTAGCTCGGTTTTCCCGACTCCTGTCGGACCGAGGAAGAGGAAGGAACCAATTGGTCGCTTGTGAGACCGGATTCCAGATTGATTGCGGCGAATCGCTCGACTGATACTTGAGACAGCCTGATCCTGACCGATCACGCACTTATGAAGTTCCGCTTCTAATTCAAGGTATTTCTTAGCCGCTGTTTGGGTTAGTTTCTCCACAGGAATGCCAGAAAGCTGACTGAGCGTCTTCAGAATATCCTCTTCCTTGACTTCTAACTGATAGCCTTTCGGACTGGCGTCTTCTTTTAGTAACTGAGCAACTTTTTTCCACTGTCCCTTGAGCAAGGCCTGATCGGCAGCTGTCAAATCGGACTGAAGGCCTGCTTGAGGCCCCTCGTTTTGCACGGTCGCTGCCGCCTCATCCAAAAGATCAATGGCTGAGTCTGGCAAGAGGCGACTGGTCAAATAACGATGGGCATAGACAACGGCTGTCTCAATGGTTGCATCCGTAATATGGACACGGTGGTGACGCTCATAGGTCTTCTTGAGCCCTTGCAAAATAGCGATGCTATCCGCAACAGACGGTTGCTCAATCAAAACCTTGGCAAAACGGCGTGACAGAGCGGCATCTTTTTCGATGTGTTTTTGGTATTCTTCTTGCGTAGTCGCTCCTACGGTCCGTAAGGTCCCGCGAGCCAAGGCAGGCTTCAAGATATTGGCCGCATCCAAGGTGGAGTCAATCCCTGATCCAGATCCCATAATGGTATGGAGCTCATCAATGAAGAGAATGACATGCCCATCTTCTTCAATATCATTGATGATGTTGTTCATCCGCTCTTCAAAATCCCCACGGAAACGAGTCCCTGCGACAACATTCATCAAGTCCAACTCTAAGACACGCATCTTAGCAAGTTCAGTTGGGACATCTCCACTGGCAATCCGTTGAGCCAAGCCCAAAGCCAGAGCAGTCTTTCCGACACCGGCATCTCCAACGAGGACTGGATTGTTTTTTGTTTTGCGGCTCAAAATCTGAATCATCCGCGAGATCTCTTGACCCCGGCCAATCACCGGTTCCAAACTGCCATTGCGAGCCATTTCTGTCAGATCTCGGGTATAATCTTCCAAACCACCACTAGTAGAGGCCGGCATGCCCATCATATTTCCCATGGTTTGACGATTTGGTTGCTGGGACCGATAGAGAGAACGGATAGCCTTGACAGCTTCCTTGTCCCAACCTGCTCGTTGTTCCAAACTCTTACGAAGCTCGACAATTTTAATGCCATCTTCCTGATCATCATAGCGGAAGCCAACATACTCCAATACTTGAGAAGCTAAGGTTCCTCGCTCTAGTAAGAGCGCCAAGAGGACATGCTCTGTCCCAAGACTTTTGGCATGGACTGCCTGGGCAATCTCTTGGGAACGGTTCATGATTTCTTCTACACGGAAAGAAAAAGGAAATACCTCATAGCGACCATCCCGTTGGTAGACTTGGCCCGTGATGTGCTCAGCTGCGTCTTGAAAATCATCAATCTGCATAGGATAGTCACTTAAGACGGAACCAGCTACACTATAGGGGTTATTTGCTAGGGCCACTAGGATATGCCAGGTATCTAGGGTTTGGGAATCAAAATGACCCGCCAAGATTTGAGCGGCTTCAATCGTTTCTAATAGGGCTTTTGAATAGTTCATAAGGAGATTACATTCCCTTTCTATCGACTTGTTGGATAATTTTTCGTAGGATATTGGATCGTAAGCGATGGGCTTCACTTCCCAAAACCTCGTCTGTTGTCATCACTGACAAGAGCTCTGCTTCTCTCTTTGTAAGGAGTTTTTCTTCAAATAGCATCTGGAGGATATCACAGAATACAGTCTGACTGATCTGTTCTCCAATGCTTGCGCCAAGCTCTGTTAGCATCTGGTGTTGGTCTGAAAATTGAATCTTGCCAATCCGGATATAACCTCCGCCTCCACGCTTGCTCTCTACGATGTAGCCTCGACTTTCGGTGAAGCGGGTCTTAATCACATAATTGATTTGACTAGGAACAACTTGGAAAACATCCGCTAATTCGCTTCTCTTGAGCTCAGCGATTCCTGCTTGAGCCAGTAGCAACTTGATATAGGCCTCGATGCTATCTGATGTATTTTTACTTGCCATGATGCTCCTTTCTGATGGTTTCATTCTAGATGGATTCTCTGTTCTTCAGAGGATAAAAAATGGTCTCATCATCCGTGATGTCATTATTGACCTTATCTGACTATTATACAATTTTTACGCCTGTAAATAAAGCAAAGACTACGTCCAGATGGAATCTGAATCCCCCTTACTGGTAGCCAGAAGAAACAAAAAAGAGGCTAGCGATTGCTAACCTCTTATAGAAGGAGCATTAGGATTTTCGACGAGCGAATTTTACTCTTCCGCCTAAGAAGCCTAAGCCGAAAAGTCCCATCCAGGCTAAGAAACTTGCCTTCTCTGATCCTGTCTGTGGCAGTTTACCTTCCGGTTGTAGAGAAGGGCTTTCAACCTCTTCTACTATTGGATGCTCGGCAGTCAAAACAGCAGTTACTTCTGGAATCGTCTCTTTCAGAAGAACCGGAGTTTCTTTCTCTTTTTTATCTTCTACTGTTGAATGATGTGCATGCACTTGCAAGTCTTTACTTGGAGTTACAGGTGTTATTGGAGTCGGTAGATCAGGTGTCACAGGATGTTTTTCTACCACTCCTGTTCCGACTTCTGTAATCTGGTCCTGGGCTTCCACTTCGACAAAGGCATCGACTTCTGTCCGAATTTCTTTGCCTTCTTCTTGTCGAACCTCGATCAACTTCAAGCGGCGTCCAACCTTCCCTGCTTGAAGGATCCGGCTTTCGCCCTTGGCCAAGTCCTTGCTTTCACGCGTTTGACTCTCAAATGGAATCTCCTCCGCTTCGATGAGAAGTTCTGGCTTTTCAAGAATCAAATCCCGAACACCTTCGTCTGGGCGTGTCTGCGTCAGCGGTTCATAATTATGAGCATCTTCTAAGATGGTCTCAAGGGCTTCCACTTGATTCGCTGCAGCAACCAAATCTGGTCGCTCTTGATTCAACAACTGAGTCAATTCCGTCAATTGCTCTTGAACAGTTGATTTGAGATTTGCTTTCAAGCGATCGAGAGAAGTAGCCTTGATTTTTTCTACTCCTTCTTTGATAACCTGTTGGAGCTCTTCTTGACCAAGCAACTGACTATCTTTTCCTGATAGGATAAAGCGGTCTACCTGAATGGCTCTAGATGACTGAGGATCATTGAGAGATGGATCCAAGTGCAGACGTAATTGGTGGTAGCCTTTTGCTAGACCTTGCAGATTGACCAAACTCTGGTCCAGTTTGCGTTGATCTCCATAGCCACTGAAGTAATGGTCGCCTTCAATCTCATAGTCATGACCACGCCCTTCTTCAAAGGCCATTTCTTTTCCATCTAGGGTGACGCTGTAGAGACCATGGCTTGGATCAACCACTCCTCGAACTTCCACACCAGTTCCCTTGAAGGTGATGGTCACCTCAATGTGTTTTTTTCCTTCTTCATCGGTTACTTGGTTGAAGCTAGACCAAGATTCCGTTCCATTTGAGAAGTCTCGATTGTCCGTCTCATGATTCCAGCCTTGGCTGTAGTGCAGTTTTGGATCTTGATCATCCACTTCTTTGCGATTTTCTGGAAGTAGGTCCTCGTTCATCACTTGGACTGTCAGTTCTGGAATAAAGCCGACCAGGCTGCCTTGATCCGGATGCAACAATTTGGCCTTAAAGTCATAGACATCGGTCGCTTTTCCTGCAAAATCAAGGGTTGGGACTTGGACTGTTTTTTCTGTCTCTCCATCTGCGAACTCAAGGGTGACATTGGTATCTTTGTAGACCTTGCCATGAACCCCTGTTCCTGGTTCTGTGATTAACTTAAGACTGGCACTTCCTTTAGAGCCACCTTTTCTTTTGACGACGATTTGCGCTGGCTCTCCTTTTTTAACAGCTAAGGTTGGCTGAGCAAACTCAAAGAGGCCTTTTTCTTGGTTATTGAGGGCATAAATCCCTTCCGTTGCGATAGCATCTCCCTTGCTATTGACCAAGGTCAAGGTATGGGAACCTGCTTTCAAATCTGGTGTTTCATAAACCTTTTGGCTGCGTTTGCGAGTTGGACTTTGGGTATTGACCGTCGCTAGTTTTTGCCCATCTACATAGACATCCATCTCCCCATGACCTGGGTCTACAGTTGCGACCACATAGGCCTTGGTCCCTTCGAATTGATAGGTTGCAGAAGCTCCCGCTTCCTTGGTCCACATAGAGGTACCTCGAACGCCTTCTCCCTCTTCATTCCATTGGCTATTGCCCCGGTCAGCAGTCCGGTCAGAATGATAGGTCAAACCAAGCGGATAGCCATCGGTTTCTTCGATGCTGGCTGGCGTCTTATAGACCGAGACACCGTTCAAGATTGGAGTGGCTTGGGCATCAGTAATTGACACTCGGAGGTAGCGACTATCAACTGGTTGCCCTTTGATCAAACGGCGGTATCCAACGGTTGACCCAGCTCCAAAAGGAACCCATTGGCCATTCACCGCTACATCGATGGTGAAACCGGAAATCCGTTGGCCTTTCTCGATGGTTTCTTTGAGCTCTACCACATCAAAGTGTTGCTCTTTCCCAAGATCGAGGACAAAAGAGCCGGTCTTGGCATCATCGGCAGGGGCCCAACTGGTCTTTTCATCGCCATCTGTCAAATGGCTAGCTGCGTAATGCGAATTGCGCCGTGTCGAATCAGCTTCTACCAAAGCTCCCGCCGCATAGTCCACGCTGTAGAGTTGATCCAAAGTCTGGCGGAATTCTTTCAAACGGGCCACATCGGCATCCGCAAATTTTCCATCTTGATTGGGTGGAATATTGAGCAAGAGTGGCGTTCCACGACCGACAGATTTGAAGTAAATGTCCATCAATTCACGCAGGGACTTAGGCTCTTGATTGTCATGGTAGAACCAGCCAGAGCGAATAGAAACATCCGCTTCCCCCACTGAGTATTGCTTCCCTTCCGGATCTCCATGGTTGAGATAGCTATTGGATGGATTGTTGCGAATCTTATCCGGATTGACCTTATGCCAAACTGGATCTCCAGCAATCCCCTTTTCATTTCCTATCCAACGAACATTGGTGGGCTCCGCTGAGAAGATAGCAATATCCCCTTGGGCTTTACGGATGGCGTCAAACCACTTATCGAAGGTATAGGTTACTTTTTGAGCCCCATCGCCACGCGCTCCATCCATCCAGACTTCAACAAATTTGCCTTTGTTTCCATATTTAGGATCTTCAAGGATTTCTTTGAGCTGGTTGAGATAGTATTCGTTGTATTGGTCCTCTGTATCCACATGGTAGAGCGGGCTGTGAGCATCCCAAGGGGAGAGGTAGACCCCCATATCCATGTCATACTTGCTAGCAGAAGCCGAAACTTCGGCTAGGATATCGCCTTTTCCTTCCTTCCAACCACTTTTGGCAATGGTATGGTCGGTGTATTTAGAAGGGTACAAGAGGAAACCATCGTGGTGCTTGACGACCATGATGGTCCGTTTGAAGCCAGCGTCTTTCAGGGTTTTGATCCATTGATCAGTATCCAGATGCTCTGGATAGAAATAATAAGGATCTTCTTGCCCATCCCCCCACTCACGATCGTAGTAGGTATTCATCCCAAAGTGGATGAAGGCTGCCAGTTCTTCGCGGTGGTATTGCATTTGGGCCTTGCTTGGAAGGGGACCGTAGTCTGCAATCTCAGGTTCCTCATCTGCAGTAGCTACTGGTTGGGTTGCTTCTGTCCCTTGGCTGACTGCTCGGTTTTCTTTCTCACTCGTTACGGGTGAGGAATGTTCTGATTCTTCTTGGTGCTCTTTCACAGCTTTTTCCTCCTCCCCTTGATGCTCGACATCACTTGTGTCGACTCGTTCTTCACGAGTCTCACTTCTCTCAGCTTGTTCCTCTGCATAACTGGTAGTGACTCCTAAAAAACAAGTCGCTACGACTACAGAGCAACCCCCTACTGATAGTTTGCGGATGCCAAATCGATTTCTCTTATCAAATAATCTTTTTCCCATATTCCATTCCTTTATGTCATCAGGTAAAGAGGGTGGAGACTTTCCCCATCCTCTTTCTGTTACCTGTGATCTTTTCACCGTATGTTTGCTGGTTTATCCAGCTTTTTTACTTGGCCTTATCGGCTCTTTTTTTCTTGTCATCCAGCACAGCACCGGCAAGTCCTGCTGCTAGAAGACCTGCAACGAGGCTTGCGACGCTTTCTTCTGTTCCCGTATTCGGTAAAGTCCCTTCGGAAACTGGAGCAGGCGAAACCGCTGGAGTTTGAGGTCCTTTCTCGACTTCCTTACCTGCCACTTCCGTCACTTCATGGTGCACTGCTTTTACCTCCATAGAGGACTGAGGAGTTCTTGCTTGCACTGGTCTTTCTGGCGCAAGAGGAACTCCCGGGTTTGGAAGTGGTTGTGGTTGTGGTTCTGGTTGCGGTTGTGGCTGTGGTTGTGCTTCTGGTTGTGCTTCTGGCTGCGGAGTCTCTGGCACCTCTTCTTTAGTACCCACCTCTGTAATTTCTGCCACTGGCTCTAGTTCTACAAAAGCATCGACTTCCTTACGAGATTCCACTCCATTTTCTTGAGAGACTTCCACCAGATGGAGCTTGCGTCCTGCTTGGCCTTCTTGCACAACCTTCTTCTCACCTTTCGGCAAGCTATCATTTGGACGTTCTTCACGCGCAAAATCAAGTTCCTCTGCCTCAATGATGAGTTCTGGCTTGGTATGGACCAAATTCTTCACACCTTCTTCAGGAATAGCTGAGCCTGTTGGTGCTTTTGCTAGGAGTGAGATTTGATATATTTTCTCTATCTTACCATCTTCTGATACAACCTTGACAAGGACAGGTGCATTAGAATCTTTAGCATCAACAACTGTAACGGCTGCTCCATTTTTACCTTGTGCTGAAACTATTGGACGTTCTCCCTCATACTCTAGATGATAATCCGTCACATCCGGATTGAACCCTTCCAACTCTTTGCCATTTACTTGGATAGAGACATCCGTCGTTGCATTAGGTTCTTCAGTTGGAGCATAGGCACTCAATTCAACGATTCCAATTCCTTTTAGATTTTCATCACGGACCATTCTTAAACGGATGGCTTTGGTTCTGGTTTCATTGAAGCTGAGGTTAGAGATATAACCAGGCTCAAAGGCATAATCCAAGCTATAAGGAATTTCTTCCCAGTTAGAGGCTTGGTTAAATGGATGTTCTGGAAGGTTTTTCAGATTGCCATAATCATCTGGAACATCAAAGTCTGGACCAATATAACGTTCAAGAACCGTCTTGGTTGGCAGGCCTGTTTCCTGATCTGCAAAGAAGTCGACCGCTACTTTATTGACTAAACGCTCTGTTACTTGACCATTTTTCTTGAAGATGAGACCGGCAAACACTTCTGTTTGATCTGGTTCTCTCTTCCAGTTGGTCCAACGATAGTACTCGTTGTAGCCACCATCATTGATGTAATCGATATAGTCGATTTGGTTTGGATCAAGATCATTGGTTTCACTGGCAAAGGCTCTGGTATCCTCTGCATTGTAGTCACGGTTCACAGAGAGGATTTCTCCCGTCTTTTCTGACACCCGGACGGTCAGCCGAGCTGTCAGATCATAGCCAAGGACTTTTCCTTCTATCGTGAAGCTGCCTTCATGAGAAAGTGCATCAGCTGGTACAGCTTGCCAGTCCACGGTCAGTTCTTTGCGATCATAGCCTGTATCCCCTTTGAAGTAGACGCCTACTGTAGATGGTAAAACTAGATTTTGACCGACTTTGACAAAACGGCGACCCGCTTCCACTGCTACTGGAGCAGATTGTTTCAGTTTTTCTGCATCGCTTGTGAGATGGAGGCGGTATTCTTGTAAGATGGTGCCATCTTCCGCTTTGTGGACGACACGGATTGGCTCACCTTCATGGACGCTTGGCACAACCGTTGCAAGGCCGTGATGGCTAGCTGTGGCTTCCACTTGTGGATAAGCCCGATCACGCGCATCTATGTAGTAATCTGTCACACTTGGGTTGACCCCTGGCAAAACCTCACCATTGACACGAATGGTCACTTGGCTCTTTTCTTCTGCCGCAACCTTATTGGCAAATACCTGAATCTCTGAAATAGAGCTTCCACGTTTGCCTTCTGGTGTCTTCATTCGGATCCGAACCGCATAAGTGTCGACTTTATCAAAACTAAAATGATTCATCTTGCCAGCTGCTACCGGTTCTTGAACGGTGAGGTTGCTGACTTCTTTCCAGTTAGCTGGGTTGTTAAATGGATGGTCTGTTTCGTCTTTGACGCGATTTGGATTGCTTGGTACTGTTGGGATTTGCTCACCCGCATAGTACTCGATCACATATTCACTCGGAGCCCCAACGCCGTGGTCTTCGTGGAAACCAACATGGAGGTTATCCACTGCACGCTTGGTCAAGATACCAGAATCCCCAAACAAGATACCAACAGAATCTTCCGCATTGTCACGGCCCCAGTTGGTCCAACGGTTGGCTGGAGCATCGGTAAAGGAGATGACCTTATCATTGACCTTAGCAACTGGATCCGCATCGTTTGAATCACTTGCAAAAGCGAGTGGCAAGACGGAACCTGTCCATTGTTCTGCTACATTAGCCCCTTTGACTGTGTTTGCGGAAACACGAATATGGAGACGGGTTGGAAGGTTGGTTCCTTCTACACGACCGGAGACAACAACTTCTCCTTCTTGGGCCAAGAGTTGCGGATCTACCGCATCCCAGGCTACCTTGGCAGCATAGGTCTTACCATTGGAGTGATAAGTCCGCACGCTTTCTGGAAGTGCTGGTTTTTCACCGACTGGAGTTGTGGTGCTGACTTCTTCTACAGCGATAATGCCTTCAACTGTGACTTGGGCTTGGGCTTCTTTTTCCACACCCTCTACCTGACCTGTGACAGTAAAGCTATGGTAATCCTTGACTTGATCTGCTGTTACGGCATCCCATGTCACGCGTTTTTCTTTCGGGAATCCCTTGTCATACTCAACCAACACTGTCTCTGGAAGAGCTGGCAAAACGTTTCGATCAGTGCTGATCCGTACAGGACGTACCTTGACAACTGTCTTTTCTTCTGGATTAGGCGTGATGGTAAAGGTTAATTCTCCTGTTTGTCCTTGGAAGCTAGCTTGTAAATGAACCAATCCTGCTTCCCGCAGTTCCAAACCTTTCTTGCTTGCGACCGCTTTTCCTTGACTACCGGCTGCTGTTACCACATCGATTTGATCCGCTTGGAGACTAGCCACACTGCCATCTTGGTAATGAGCTAGGACATCAAGCGTGACTGTTTGGTCTTCCTTGAGTTCTTGCCCTTCTGGCAGACGCAATTCTAAACGCTGGATCTGTGGACTTTCTTCCTGGAATTGCACAGCATAGGTCTGTACAGCTCCCGTATCCTTAGCAGTGACAAAGATTTGAGCTTTCAAACCATTTTCTCGATTGGCTTGTAAGACCGTCACTTGGGCATTTTCTGCACTCGCTGTGACCTGACCAGGCTCTTGACCATAAGCTAACGGACGGAAAATCGTATGGTTGCCACTACCAAATTTTGGAAGCGCTACTCCATCTAGCTCCACTGTTGGTTTCTTAGCCTTGCTGACTGTTCCACCTGCAACCACCAGAGTCGCTTGGACTGTTTCCCCATTGCTTAATAATCCTGTCGCCTTCAAGCGAGCACCTGGTGTAGACAATTGCTCCTCTTGACCGGCTTCCAAGGTCCATTGATCAACGTCATAACTAGCTGTTCGACCATCTGTAAAGACCAATTGCACAGCCTTATCCACAGTTGCTAGATCCGCTCCCTGCGGGATTTGTTTGATGACCGGAAGGACTTGTTCCACACCGATTACATCGACCAGTGCCTCGACCGTCCGTCCTTGAACACGACCTGTCACACGAACTTGCCCAGCACGACTAAAGTCTGCTGCATCCCATTCAACGGCTTCTTCTTGGGCCATGCCACCGTTATAGACGACAGATACGCGACTTGGAAGCTCAGGTACTTCACCTAAGTAAACTTGTGTCCGAACCGGTTCTACTCCCAAGATAGAGCGTTCTTCCTGGTCCTTCTTGCCTGTAAAGAGGCTGACTTGGTCTGATTGCAAGCGGTCTGAGTCAGCATAAAGAGTAAAGGATCCTGCTTGCTCAGTTGATTTGACAATGACCACCCCTTTGCCGTTAAAGGCCCGACGTTGCCATGAGCCATCTTCCTGTGCTTTGTAGCGTTCACGGCTGGCTTGTTCCCCGTTGTCGACGCCGACAATTTGGCCTTGTCCATGCAGATGGAAATGCACCAAATTATTGGCAGTTGGCACGACACGGCCTGCTTCATCAACGATTTCATAGGTAATATAAGTTAAATCTTTACCGTCTGCCGCAATGGCGTGCTCTTCTTTTAGCAGACGAACACCTGCTGGCTTCCCAGCTGTTTCGATCTGATCGCGGGCAATTACTTCCCCTGCTTCGTTGCGGGCAATGGCTTCCACTTTACCTGGTACATAAGAAACCAACCACTCTAGATAGAGTTCATCCGGATTTGCCCCTTCCTGATAGGTCCGGCCATCAGCTGTGGTTTTCTTAGTAAAGGTCTTCACCCCTTGTGATTCCCCATTGACAATCAATTCCACACTATGAGCATTGGAGAAGGTACGGACAGGAATCCGTCCTTCTTCATCCATGACACGATTGGCCAATTCTGGATTGTCCCAGTTCCAATGTGGCAAGAGATGGACCATT
Proteins encoded:
- a CDS encoding alpha-L-fucosidase, which produces MGKRLFDKRNRFGIRKLSVGGCSVVVATCFLGVTTSYAEEQAERSETREERVDTSDVEHQGEEEKAVKEHQEESEHSSPVTSEKENRAVSQGTEATQPVATADEEPEIADYGPLPSKAQMQYHREELAAFIHFGMNTYYDREWGDGQEDPYYFYPEHLDTDQWIKTLKDAGFKRTIMVVKHHDGFLLYPSKYTDHTIAKSGWKEGKGDILAEVSASASKYDMDMGVYLSPWDAHSPLYHVDTEDQYNEYYLNQLKEILEDPKYGNKGKFVEVWMDGARGDGAQKVTYTFDKWFDAIRKAQGDIAIFSAEPTNVRWIGNEKGIAGDPVWHKVNPDKIRNNPSNSYLNHGDPEGKQYSVGEADVSIRSGWFYHDNQEPKSLRELMDIYFKSVGRGTPLLLNIPPNQDGKFADADVARLKEFRQTLDQLYSVDYAAGALVEADSTRRNSHYAASHLTDGDEKTSWAPADDAKTGSFVLDLGKEQHFDVVELKETIEKGQRISGFTIDVAVNGQWVPFGAGSTVGYRRLIKGQPVDSRYLRVSITDAQATPILNGVSVYKTPASIEETDGYPLGLTYHSDRTADRGNSQWNEEGEGVRGTSMWTKEAGASATYQFEGTKAYVVATVDPGHGEMDVYVDGQKLATVNTQSPTRKRSQKVYETPDLKAGSHTLTLVNSKGDAIATEGIYALNNQEKGLFEFAQPTLAVKKGEPAQIVVKRKGGSKGSASLKLITEPGTGVHGKVYKDTNVTLEFADGETEKTVQVPTLDFAGKATDVYDFKAKLLHPDQGSLVGFIPELTVQVMNEDLLPENRKEVDDQDPKLHYSQGWNHETDNRDFSNGTESWSSFNQVTDEEGKKHIEVTITFKGTGVEVRGVVDPSHGLYSVTLDGKEMAFEEGRGHDYEIEGDHYFSGYGDQRKLDQSLVNLQGLAKGYHQLRLHLDPSLNDPQSSRAIQVDRFILSGKDSQLLGQEELQQVIKEGVEKIKATSLDRLKANLKSTVQEQLTELTQLLNQERPDLVAAANQVEALETILEDAHNYEPLTQTRPDEGVRDLILEKPELLIEAEEIPFESQTRESKDLAKGESRILQAGKVGRRLKLIEVRQEEGKEIRTEVDAFVEVEAQDQITEVGTGVVEKHPVTPDLPTPITPVTPSKDLQVHAHHSTVEDKKEKETPVLLKETIPEVTAVLTAEHPIVEEVESPSLQPEGKLPQTGSEKASFLAWMGLFGLGFLGGRVKFARRKS
- a CDS encoding CtsR family transcriptional regulator, with translation MASKNTSDSIEAYIKLLLAQAGIAELKRSELADVFQVVPSQINYVIKTRFTESRGYIVESKRGGGGYIRIGKIQFSDQHQMLTELGASIGEQISQTVFCDILQMLFEEKLLTKREAELLSVMTTDEVLGSEAHRLRSNILRKIIQQVDRKGM
- a CDS encoding ATP-dependent Clp protease ATP-binding subunit encodes the protein MNYSKALLETIEAAQILAGHFDSQTLDTWHILVALANNPYSVAGSVLSDYPMQIDDFQDAAEHITGQVYQRDGRYEVFPFSFRVEEIMNRSQEIAQAVHAKSLGTEHVLLALLLERGTLASQVLEYVGFRYDDQEDGIKIVELRKSLEQRAGWDKEAVKAIRSLYRSQQPNRQTMGNMMGMPASTSGGLEDYTRDLTEMARNGSLEPVIGRGQEISRMIQILSRKTKNNPVLVGDAGVGKTALALGLAQRIASGDVPTELAKMRVLELDLMNVVAGTRFRGDFEERMNNIINDIEEDGHVILFIDELHTIMGSGSGIDSTLDAANILKPALARGTLRTVGATTQEEYQKHIEKDAALSRRFAKVLIEQPSVADSIAILQGLKKTYERHHRVHITDATIETAVVYAHRYLTSRLLPDSAIDLLDEAAATVQNEGPQAGLQSDLTAADQALLKGQWKKVAQLLKEDASPKGYQLEVKEEDILKTLSQLSGIPVEKLTQTAAKKYLELEAELHKCVIGQDQAVSSISRAIRRNQSGIRSHKRPIGSFLFLGPTGVGKTELAKALAEVLFDDESALIRFDMSEYMEKFAASRLNGAPPGYVGYEEGGELTEKVRNKPYSVLLFDEVEKAHPDIFNVLLQVLDDGVLTDSKGRKVDFSNTIIIMTSNLGATALRDDKTVGFGAKDIRFDQANMEKRIFEELKKTYRPEFINRIDEKVVFHSLTSDQMHEIVKIMVKPLVQSLAEKGITLKFQASALKWLATHGYDPEMGARPLRRTIQTQVEDYLAEILLRGEVAEGQTLKVGVKSGRLNFTID